Proteins from one Sabethes cyaneus chromosome 2, idSabCyanKW18_F2, whole genome shotgun sequence genomic window:
- the LOC128734210 gene encoding uncharacterized protein DDB_G0271670-like, translated as SSSSSSSSSSSSSSSSSSSSSSSSSSSSSSSSSSSSSSSSSSSSSSSSSSSSSSSSSSSSSSSSSSSSSSSSSSSSSSSSSSSSSSSSSSSSSSSSSSSSSSSSSSSSSSSSSSSSSSSSSSSSSSSSSSSSSSSSSSSSSSSSSSSSSSSSSSSSSSSSSSSSSSSSSSSSSSSSSSSSSSSSSSSSSSSSSSSSSSSSSSSSSSSSSSSSSSSSSSSSSSSSSSSSSSSSSSSSSSSSSSSSSSSSSSSSSSSSSSSSSSSSSSSSSSSSSSSSSSSSSSSSSSSSSSSSSSSSSSSSSSSSSSSSSSSSSSSSSSSSSSSSSSSSSSSSSSSSSSSSSSSSSSSSSSSSSSSSSSSSSSSSSSSS; from the coding sequence agtagtagtagtagtagtagtagtagtagtagtagtagtagtagtagtagtagtagtagtagtagtagtagtagtagtagtagtagtagtagtagtagtagtagtagtagtagtagtagtagtagtagtagtagtagtagtagtagtagtagtagtagtagtagtagtagtagtagtagtagtagtagtagtagtagtagtagtagtagtagtagtagtagtagtagtagtagtagtagtagtagtagtagtagtagtagtagtagtagtagtagtagtagtagtagtagtagtagtagtagtagtagtagtagtagtagtagtagtagtagtagtagtagtagtagtagtagtagtagtagtagtagtagtagtagtagtagtagtagtagtagtagtagtagtagtagtagtagtagtagtagtagtagtagtagtagtagtagtagtagtagtagtagtagtagtagtagtagtagtagtagtagtagtagtagtagtagtagtagtagtagtagtagtagtagtagtagtagtagtagtagtagtagtagtagtagtagtagtagtagtagtagtagtagtagtagtagtagtagtagtagtagtagtagtagtagtagtagtagtagtagtagtagtagtagtagtagtagtagtagtagtagtagtagtagtagtagtagtagtagtagtagtagtagtagtagtagtagtagtagtagtagtagtagtagtagtagtagtagtagtagtagtagtagtagtagtagtagtagtagtagtagtagtagtagtagtagtagtagtagtagtagtagtagtagtagtagtagtagtagtagtagtagtagtagtagtagtagtagtagtagtagtagtagtagtagtagtagtagtagtagtagtagtagtagtagtagtagtagtagtagtagtagtagtagtagtagtagtagtagtagtagtagtagtagtagtagtagtagtagtagtagtagtagtagtagtagtagtagtagtagtagtagtagtagtagtagtagtagtagtagtagtagtagtagtagtagtagtagtagtagtagtagtagtagtagtagt